In Rhodococcus sp. OK302, one genomic interval encodes:
- a CDS encoding phosphoribosyltransferase family protein → MTGTVASIPWATAEFGLDLVHGSSVVGRTVPELVIPGLRRNPRRAHLLVSTVLGKHVPTEPSVVIGAAEDLGDLVRDALGVGVDVVVLGFAETATGLGHCVAARLHAHCYLHSTRRDVPGATTLAGFEEGHSHATSHLMQPTSAELFENNLPLVLVDDEISTGATAIDAIRALHGQCPRERYVVASLVDMRTDEHRAASDSAAEELGVRIDYVSLASGSTVLPDGLTERVTALDAPTLNVAGDRRGTVSHVDLPWQATVPDGGRHGFLDSDSVDFERAVEDAVAVVNSLADPERPLIVVGHEELMYLPLRIASSLERGGRAVRYQTTTRSPAYVMDREGYPLRRGFTFVAPELGENEPRFLYNAQWPDSAVDAVVLLIVDEPADTDRLIADDGVVEALRNAGTDVVVATVRGANPSALRDSREGEGA, encoded by the coding sequence ATGACGGGTACTGTTGCATCGATCCCTTGGGCTACAGCAGAATTCGGACTCGATCTTGTGCACGGCAGTTCTGTCGTGGGGCGGACGGTTCCGGAGTTGGTGATTCCGGGACTGCGGCGTAATCCGCGTCGGGCGCACCTGTTGGTATCGACGGTTCTGGGCAAGCATGTCCCTACCGAGCCGTCGGTGGTGATCGGTGCCGCTGAGGATCTCGGCGACCTGGTGCGTGACGCGCTCGGTGTAGGCGTTGATGTGGTGGTTCTCGGATTTGCTGAAACTGCAACAGGTTTGGGTCACTGTGTGGCCGCGCGCCTGCATGCTCACTGCTACCTGCATTCGACGCGCCGCGATGTTCCGGGTGCGACCACCCTCGCGGGTTTCGAAGAAGGGCACTCGCACGCTACAAGTCATCTGATGCAGCCTACGTCGGCCGAACTGTTCGAAAACAATCTGCCGCTGGTGCTGGTGGACGACGAAATCTCGACCGGAGCAACGGCTATCGATGCTATTCGGGCATTGCACGGTCAATGCCCGCGAGAGCGTTACGTCGTTGCTTCGTTGGTGGACATGAGAACTGACGAGCACCGAGCTGCCAGTGACAGTGCAGCAGAAGAATTGGGTGTGCGGATCGACTACGTCAGTCTCGCTTCCGGTTCCACAGTTCTTCCGGACGGTTTGACCGAACGTGTGACGGCGCTTGATGCCCCGACGCTCAACGTGGCGGGCGACCGTCGGGGAACGGTTTCCCATGTTGACCTGCCTTGGCAGGCAACCGTTCCGGACGGTGGCAGGCACGGCTTCCTCGATTCGGACTCGGTAGATTTCGAGCGGGCAGTTGAAGACGCTGTAGCAGTCGTGAACTCGTTGGCCGACCCGGAGCGTCCTCTGATCGTCGTGGGGCATGAAGAGTTGATGTACCTGCCCTTGCGTATCGCGAGCAGCCTGGAACGTGGTGGCCGGGCAGTGCGCTACCAGACGACGACGCGTTCACCCGCCTACGTCATGGACCGCGAGGGTTACCCGCTGCGACGCGGATTCACCTTTGTCGCACCGGAATTAGGCGAGAACGAACCACGTTTCCTCTACAACGCGCAGTGGCCGGACTCGGCCGTCGACGCTGTGGTTCTGTTGATCGTGGACGAACCTGCCGACACCGATCGGTTGATCGCCGACGACGGTGTCGTTGAAGCGCTGAGAAATGCCGGGACCGACGTAGTGGTGGCAACGGTGCGGGGGGCAAACCCGTCGGCGTTGCGGGATTCGAGAGAAGGTGAAGGCGCATGA
- a CDS encoding tellurite resistance TerB family protein yields the protein MAFWDQLKAKAQEMNGQLKTKTSQFQNKEFKNASMAMCALIAAADGSIDPSERQKTSALITSNESLAVFPPDELRQQFDWYCSKLTSDFEFGKLEATAAIAKLKSKQDQARAVIQIGIIIGGADGNFDQHERAVVRDMCFAVGIAPAEFEL from the coding sequence ATGGCATTCTGGGATCAGCTGAAGGCTAAGGCTCAGGAAATGAACGGCCAGCTCAAGACCAAGACGAGCCAGTTCCAGAACAAGGAATTCAAGAACGCCAGCATGGCGATGTGCGCGCTGATTGCTGCAGCAGACGGCTCGATCGACCCGTCCGAGCGTCAGAAGACGTCGGCGCTGATCACGAGCAACGAGTCGCTCGCGGTCTTCCCACCGGACGAGCTGCGTCAGCAGTTCGATTGGTACTGCAGCAAGCTGACTTCCGATTTCGAGTTCGGAAAGCTCGAAGCGACCGCAGCCATCGCGAAGCTCAAGTCCAAGCAGGATCAGGCTCGCGCCGTCATCCAGATCGGCATCATCATCGGCGGCGCCGACGGCAACTTCGATCAGCACGAGCGCGCAGTAGTGCGGGACATGTGTTTCGCAGTCGGGATCGCTCCCGCCGAATTCGAACTCTGA
- a CDS encoding cysteine protease StiP family protein, with product MTVPLVGPQFGSYGGDEVKWLLKDLSQVDLEADVAEREKRIQSGEAHYAESLPIEYQPDDAYRELFETVLAESAPRLARAVGTVTDLVLAERGSDIVLVSLARAGTPVGILMRRWAKHVHGVTLPHYAVSIVRGKGIDTVALDHLSHHHDSSNVVFVDGWTGKGAITRELDAALTEYHAAGGAAFNSDLAVLADPGYCVRTYGTRDDFLIASACLNSTVSGLVSRTVLNDTLIGPGDFHGAKFYADLADVDVSNRLLDVVSAEFDTVRSDVADSLAAVRASDRTPTWAGWESVEKVQADYGISTVNFVKPGVGETTRVLLRRLPWKVLVRELDAPEHAHIRLLAEARGVPVEEVSDLAYSCVGLIKDIT from the coding sequence ATGACCGTACCTTTGGTCGGACCCCAGTTCGGTTCGTATGGCGGCGACGAAGTGAAATGGTTGCTCAAGGACCTCTCTCAGGTGGACCTCGAAGCGGATGTTGCCGAGCGGGAGAAGCGCATTCAGTCGGGTGAGGCGCACTACGCAGAATCGCTACCGATCGAGTATCAGCCCGACGATGCGTATCGCGAACTGTTCGAAACGGTATTGGCGGAAAGCGCGCCCCGTTTGGCGCGTGCAGTCGGTACTGTCACCGACCTGGTGTTGGCCGAGCGCGGATCCGACATCGTGCTGGTCTCTCTTGCCCGGGCCGGCACACCCGTCGGGATCTTGATGCGTCGCTGGGCCAAACACGTTCACGGAGTGACGTTGCCGCACTACGCGGTGTCCATCGTTCGGGGCAAGGGGATCGATACCGTTGCCCTCGATCATCTTTCACATCATCATGATTCGTCGAACGTCGTCTTCGTGGACGGATGGACGGGCAAGGGAGCGATCACCCGCGAACTCGATGCGGCACTGACCGAGTATCACGCTGCGGGCGGCGCTGCGTTCAACTCGGATCTGGCTGTACTTGCCGATCCGGGATACTGCGTCCGGACCTACGGAACCAGAGATGACTTCCTGATTGCTTCGGCGTGCCTCAATTCGACTGTGTCCGGACTGGTCTCGCGCACCGTCCTCAACGACACACTGATCGGACCCGGAGATTTCCACGGTGCGAAGTTTTATGCGGATCTTGCCGATGTCGACGTGTCCAACCGGCTACTCGACGTAGTCTCGGCAGAATTCGACACCGTACGTAGTGATGTTGCGGATTCGCTTGCCGCCGTGCGCGCTTCGGATCGAACACCGACCTGGGCCGGGTGGGAATCGGTGGAGAAGGTTCAGGCGGACTACGGGATTTCCACGGTGAACTTCGTCAAACCCGGTGTCGGCGAAACCACTCGGGTATTGCTGCGCCGGTTGCCGTGGAAGGTTCTCGTCCGAGAACTGGATGCACCCGAACATGCCCACATTCGATTACTCGCCGAAGCCCGTGGCGTTCCCGTCGAGGAAGTATCCGATCTCGCGTACTCGTGTGTCGGTCTGATCAAGGACATCACATGA
- a CDS encoding 2-oxo-4-hydroxy-4-carboxy-5-ureidoimidazoline decarboxylase — MLLHQSIGLERFNELPRPKAIHALYECCCSMTWAGWVSDGRPFRSYAEILARAEDALLDLSDPDVESTLQCHPAAGLRAQSWPSHLEQCSIWVADEQVMASIRNAGEQYERTFGFRYIWFSHGHDAHELLENIGVRLSNAPSVERKICVDELAKITCTRIERMLGPEDGYPEY, encoded by the coding sequence ATGCTGCTGCATCAGTCGATCGGGTTGGAAAGGTTCAACGAACTGCCCCGACCGAAGGCCATACACGCGCTGTACGAGTGCTGCTGTTCCATGACCTGGGCGGGCTGGGTCAGCGACGGCCGACCGTTCAGAAGCTACGCGGAGATACTGGCGAGAGCGGAGGACGCGCTGCTCGATCTCTCCGACCCAGACGTCGAAAGCACTTTGCAATGCCACCCAGCGGCGGGCTTGCGCGCCCAGAGTTGGCCTTCTCACCTGGAACAATGCTCGATCTGGGTTGCCGACGAGCAGGTCATGGCCTCCATCAGGAATGCGGGCGAGCAGTACGAACGAACCTTCGGATTCCGGTACATCTGGTTCTCACACGGGCACGACGCTCACGAACTCCTCGAAAATATCGGCGTCCGCCTGTCCAACGCACCGTCCGTAGAACGAAAGATCTGCGTCGACGAGTTGGCAAAGATCACGTGCACACGTATCGAGCGCATGCTCGGACCGGAAGACGGCTATCCGGAGTACTGA
- a CDS encoding TerD family protein, protein MTVEFVPGQNAPLQASVVTFRASSQTPFDVSALVTDTHLRALSSEDFVFYNQPATAGVQLAGDSIRVELDRVHPNAAAVLCIVSVDPSHAQAGAFRAAGLSAVLTDESGSVIGQFAIPTAGSETAVICWELYRRNGAWKVRGVGQGYAGGLAELIGVHGVEVDDAPASSAAMQQVHAVEPFEDGRGLERMWMIFEDASRSAASLISSSEYAMKRLDTELTAAVADASTRNSPAGVAAREAAQNRHDELVATARASHTRDSAQLTQELTVVDAVLPRAMASWESPVWASEKGTAPQSLETVTSSDGVRLGVLTAADRGALTVPYCLPIPLTRPVWVESTSSAAAVGVVSALTLRIMAAGPMPLLDVVDLTGAFTSLTDRLSAVLAGPVIRNHSEISARLTGLAQSVDLAELARTSGMSAVQAGPSTQRLLILGDFPHGYSEQDVHSIMFLAERGPMIGLSIVLVGDDESNSTEETVAALANGCRHLPAAGEIDVQDPWTGSHWVLVPDVLDPANQPQLFAALDKF, encoded by the coding sequence ATGACTGTGGAGTTCGTTCCGGGGCAGAATGCGCCGCTGCAAGCATCTGTCGTGACTTTCCGTGCGTCGAGCCAGACACCGTTCGACGTGTCTGCGTTGGTTACCGATACGCACCTTCGGGCTTTGTCGTCCGAGGATTTTGTGTTCTACAACCAGCCCGCCACCGCTGGGGTGCAACTCGCGGGAGACAGTATTCGGGTGGAGCTCGATCGAGTCCACCCGAATGCTGCTGCAGTGCTGTGCATTGTGAGCGTCGATCCGAGCCACGCTCAGGCCGGAGCGTTTCGCGCCGCCGGCCTCTCGGCGGTACTGACCGATGAATCCGGTTCGGTGATAGGTCAATTCGCCATACCAACTGCAGGTTCGGAGACCGCCGTCATCTGCTGGGAGTTGTACCGCCGAAACGGAGCCTGGAAAGTTCGAGGCGTCGGGCAGGGGTATGCAGGCGGCTTGGCCGAGCTCATCGGAGTCCATGGCGTCGAGGTGGATGATGCACCGGCCAGTTCGGCTGCAATGCAACAAGTTCACGCTGTGGAGCCATTCGAGGACGGGCGTGGGCTCGAACGAATGTGGATGATCTTCGAGGATGCATCGCGCTCGGCAGCGTCACTGATTTCGAGTAGCGAGTATGCGATGAAGCGCTTGGACACGGAATTGACGGCAGCGGTGGCCGACGCGAGCACCCGCAATTCGCCGGCCGGTGTGGCGGCGCGCGAAGCGGCGCAGAACCGTCACGACGAACTGGTGGCGACAGCCCGCGCAAGTCACACTCGTGACTCCGCGCAACTCACCCAGGAACTGACAGTGGTCGACGCGGTTCTTCCGCGGGCGATGGCGTCGTGGGAATCGCCGGTGTGGGCGTCGGAGAAAGGTACTGCTCCCCAGTCTCTCGAGACCGTGACTTCCAGTGACGGTGTGAGATTGGGTGTGTTGACTGCCGCTGACCGCGGGGCTCTGACAGTGCCGTACTGCTTGCCGATTCCACTGACCAGACCGGTCTGGGTAGAAAGCACATCCAGTGCGGCAGCAGTCGGCGTGGTCAGTGCGCTGACGCTGAGAATCATGGCCGCCGGCCCCATGCCGCTGCTCGATGTCGTAGACCTGACTGGCGCCTTCACGTCGCTGACCGATCGATTGTCTGCAGTGTTGGCCGGACCGGTGATTCGAAACCATTCGGAGATATCGGCCCGGCTGACAGGCCTGGCGCAATCGGTGGATTTGGCGGAACTTGCGCGAACCAGCGGCATGTCCGCCGTCCAGGCAGGGCCGAGCACTCAACGACTGCTGATACTCGGCGATTTTCCGCATGGATATTCGGAGCAGGACGTTCATTCGATCATGTTTCTCGCCGAACGCGGACCGATGATTGGTTTGTCGATAGTGCTTGTCGGCGACGACGAGTCGAACTCGACGGAAGAGACCGTCGCAGCGTTGGCCAACGGATGTCGGCATCTACCGGCGGCTGGTGAGATCGACGTCCAGGATCCGTGGACGGGTTCGCACTGGGTCCTCGTGCCCGATGTTCTCGACCCGGCGAACCAACCTCAACTGTTTGCCGCGCTCGACAAGTTCTGA
- a CDS encoding HAD family hydrolase codes for MSASPVLIATDLDRTMIYSKNAIGGDPSGTDLGSGPAPVCVEYYDGGPLSHMSVDTIALLRDLSAAVPVIPTTTRTIAQFQRIDLPGGPWKYAITSNGGNILVDGKPDLTWRSEIDRSTRDAGVELAHVHTELEARIDVSWVSSMRVADELFPYLVVDLSTIPMDFEAGWSDWCTSRGWNVSRQGRKIYTMPDAVSKSRALAEVRRRLIESGDLAADATVLSAGDGALDADMLEYADFAIRPRHGELEELNWQRPTVTVTETSGIEASVEIVSWFSAHVAAMTVGTPHESQQLPQ; via the coding sequence ATGAGCGCATCACCGGTATTGATTGCAACCGACCTGGATCGCACGATGATCTACTCGAAAAACGCGATCGGGGGCGATCCCTCCGGCACCGATCTGGGGTCAGGACCTGCCCCGGTGTGCGTCGAGTACTACGACGGCGGGCCGCTGTCCCACATGAGCGTCGACACGATCGCATTACTGCGAGATCTCAGCGCCGCAGTGCCGGTAATTCCCACGACCACCCGGACAATTGCGCAGTTCCAGCGGATCGACCTGCCCGGCGGTCCGTGGAAGTACGCGATCACCAGCAACGGTGGGAACATCCTGGTCGACGGAAAACCTGATCTGACGTGGCGAAGTGAGATCGACAGATCAACTCGCGACGCCGGGGTGGAGTTGGCGCACGTCCATACCGAGCTGGAAGCCCGCATCGACGTCAGTTGGGTCAGTTCCATGCGGGTGGCCGACGAACTGTTCCCGTACCTGGTGGTGGACCTGTCGACCATTCCCATGGATTTCGAAGCCGGCTGGAGCGATTGGTGTACGTCCCGCGGATGGAACGTGTCACGGCAGGGACGAAAGATTTACACGATGCCCGACGCAGTATCGAAATCTCGAGCCCTCGCTGAAGTGCGCCGACGCCTGATCGAATCGGGTGACCTCGCGGCCGACGCCACAGTTCTGTCGGCCGGCGACGGCGCCCTCGACGCAGACATGCTCGAGTACGCAGACTTCGCGATCCGTCCCCGCCACGGTGAGCTGGAAGAACTGAATTGGCAACGCCCGACGGTTACTGTGACAGAAACGTCCGGAATCGAGGCGAGTGTGGAGATCGTGAGCTGGTTCTCCGCCCACGTCGCGGCAATGACGGTCGGCACACCGCACGAGTCTCAGCAGCTTCCCCAGTAA
- a CDS encoding HpcH/HpaI aldolase/citrate lyase family protein, with product MQHFQHLSDDVREQLFLHAPRTLADSDERDLLAIALGATLYVPATRAGLAEIVEKRAADGVSSMVLDLEDAVADDEVESARANAVAALDKIASTDAVGMLLFVRVREVSDIADIAESLTVGRAALTGFVVPKFGSATGAAFLEAVADASERLGKHLYVMPVLESPELVHRDTRDLELRSVSDILAQHRERILAVRIGATDMCSTFGIRRDRDLTIYDVRVVVDVIADIVNYLGRADGSGFVITGPVWEYFADHERMFRPMLRATPFEEHDAVRFRQHLVSRDLDGLLREIALDRANGIQGKTVIHPSHVAAVNAMSAVTHEEYHDALDILGVEVGGVAASGYRNKMNEMKPHRNWARQTELRAQVFGVTNKGITFVELLTALVDR from the coding sequence ATGCAGCACTTTCAACACCTCAGCGATGACGTGCGGGAGCAATTGTTCCTGCACGCTCCGCGGACGCTCGCAGACTCGGACGAGAGAGACCTGCTGGCGATCGCTCTGGGGGCGACGCTGTATGTGCCGGCCACGAGGGCGGGTCTGGCCGAGATCGTGGAGAAGCGAGCCGCTGACGGCGTCAGTTCGATGGTCCTGGACCTCGAGGATGCTGTCGCGGACGACGAGGTGGAGTCTGCTCGGGCAAACGCAGTTGCCGCTCTCGACAAGATTGCATCGACGGATGCAGTCGGAATGTTGCTGTTCGTTCGTGTCCGTGAAGTATCGGATATCGCAGACATCGCCGAATCCTTGACAGTCGGCCGGGCAGCGTTGACCGGGTTTGTCGTGCCGAAATTCGGGAGTGCGACCGGCGCAGCGTTCCTCGAAGCAGTGGCCGACGCCTCCGAGCGTTTGGGGAAGCATCTGTACGTCATGCCGGTGCTCGAATCCCCGGAATTGGTGCACCGCGACACCCGTGATTTGGAATTGCGCTCTGTGAGTGACATTTTGGCGCAACATCGCGAACGCATTCTCGCGGTCCGAATCGGTGCTACCGATATGTGCAGCACTTTCGGGATTCGTCGTGACCGCGATCTGACGATTTACGACGTGCGTGTTGTTGTCGACGTCATTGCCGATATCGTCAATTACCTTGGACGAGCTGATGGTTCGGGATTTGTCATCACCGGTCCGGTGTGGGAGTACTTCGCCGATCACGAGCGTATGTTCCGTCCGATGCTGCGTGCAACGCCGTTCGAGGAACATGACGCCGTGCGGTTCCGTCAGCATCTGGTGAGCCGCGACCTCGACGGTTTGCTTCGAGAAATCGCCTTGGACCGGGCTAACGGCATTCAGGGTAAGACGGTTATTCATCCTTCGCACGTCGCGGCAGTCAATGCGATGTCCGCGGTTACTCACGAGGAGTACCACGACGCTTTGGACATCTTGGGTGTCGAGGTGGGCGGGGTTGCCGCGTCGGGGTATCGGAACAAGATGAACGAGATGAAGCCGCACCGTAATTGGGCTCGACAGACAGAGCTTCGGGCGCAGGTTTTCGGAGTTACCAACAAGGGCATCACGTTTGTCGAGTTGCTGACGGCGTTGGTCGATCGATGA
- a CDS encoding TerD family protein, whose translation MSVSLAKGQNGPLNVPEVIVSVQLAAAADLSALLVTGNGKVRSDADFVFFNQPTGPGVQLTPNPGGIASLKVSLAGVPADIEQVRAVITLDDTSSNFGRTAAPTARVSDTAGNVLYEYVIDGLSAESIVIALEVYRRQGAWKVRAVGQGYAGGFAALVTDHGVSVDDAPAPAQAAPVQAAPPAYNPPPAQPAYNPPPAQPAYNPPPQQQPSYNAPPAPPAPPVYNQPPAAPAEVSLVKGRPVSLTKGQKVTLRKEGGVALTMIQMGLGWDPIKKSGMFGNRTANVDLDASALLYADGNLIDVCYYGQLTSKDGSVRHMGDNLTGDGEGDDEVMTVDLQRVPAHVNTVIFTVTSYRGHTFEQVQNAFCRLVDSTTNSELARYTMQGGMPFTGMVMAKVYRQNGEWKLQAIGEGIQAKHAGEAAPQLGRFLMA comes from the coding sequence TTGTCTGTATCGCTTGCCAAAGGTCAGAACGGTCCACTCAACGTGCCGGAAGTGATTGTGTCGGTGCAGTTGGCCGCCGCTGCTGATTTGTCAGCGCTTCTCGTGACCGGTAACGGCAAGGTGCGCTCCGATGCGGACTTCGTCTTCTTCAACCAGCCCACCGGACCGGGTGTGCAGTTGACGCCGAATCCGGGCGGCATTGCGTCCCTGAAGGTCTCGTTGGCCGGTGTGCCCGCTGATATCGAGCAGGTTCGCGCGGTCATCACGCTCGACGACACTTCGTCGAATTTCGGTCGCACGGCTGCGCCCACTGCTCGGGTATCCGACACCGCCGGAAATGTGTTGTACGAGTACGTGATCGACGGACTCTCCGCCGAGTCCATTGTCATTGCACTCGAGGTGTACCGCCGTCAGGGTGCATGGAAGGTTCGCGCTGTCGGGCAGGGCTACGCCGGTGGATTTGCAGCGTTGGTCACCGATCACGGTGTGTCCGTTGACGACGCACCGGCGCCCGCACAGGCTGCCCCGGTCCAGGCCGCCCCGCCGGCCTACAACCCGCCACCGGCACAGCCGGCCTACAACCCGCCACCGGCACAGCCGGCCTACAACCCGCCACCGCAGCAGCAGCCGTCGTACAACGCACCGCCGGCTCCGCCTGCCCCGCCGGTGTACAACCAGCCTCCCGCCGCGCCAGCGGAGGTGAGCCTGGTGAAGGGTCGCCCCGTCAGTTTGACCAAGGGACAGAAGGTCACGCTCCGCAAGGAGGGCGGCGTCGCGCTGACCATGATCCAGATGGGTCTGGGTTGGGATCCGATCAAGAAGAGCGGAATGTTCGGCAACCGCACCGCCAATGTCGACCTGGACGCTTCGGCGCTGCTCTATGCGGACGGCAACTTGATCGACGTCTGCTACTACGGACAGCTCACGTCGAAAGACGGATCTGTGCGGCATATGGGTGACAACCTGACCGGCGACGGTGAGGGTGACGACGAAGTGATGACGGTCGATCTCCAGCGCGTCCCGGCTCATGTCAACACAGTGATCTTCACGGTCACGTCGTACCGCGGACATACCTTCGAGCAGGTGCAAAATGCGTTCTGCCGACTCGTGGACAGCACTACGAACTCCGAATTGGCTCGATACACGATGCAGGGCGGTATGCCGTTCACCGGCATGGTGATGGCCAAGGTTTACCGGCAGAACGGTGAATGGAAGCTGCAGGCAATCGGAGAGGGTATCCAGGCCAAGCATGCAGGCGAGGCGGCTCCGCAGTTGGGCCGTTTCTTGATGGCATAG
- a CDS encoding amino acid permease, translated as MVTAAENDTPDNEPSAKRRLSSWLLADITEEPGGHLGPHRITPKKEHRHPWWKVMCLTGVDYFSTLGYQPGIAALAAGTLAPLATIVLILLTIFGALPVYRRVARESPHGEGSIAMLEKLLPKWRGKIFVLVLLGFAATDFLITMTLSAADATAHLIENPFAPTFLSGHTVAVTLVLLALLSAVFLRGFTEAIGIAVGLVAVYLALNLVVIGTGLWHIATAPSLVTDWTRAMSTEHGNPAMMILVALIVFPKLALGLSGFETGVAVMPQIKGDRDDTEENPEGRIRGAKRLLTTAALIMSGFLLTSSLVTTILIPENEFQPGGAANGRALAFLAHDYLGQIFGSVYDLSTILILWFAGASAMAGLLNLVPRYLPRYGMAPSWARAVRPLVLVFSIIAITVTVYFDANVDAQSSAYATGVLVLISSATVAVALSARKHGARKLFWGFSFIAVLFVYTTIANIVERPDGVKVASFFIAAILVVSLLSRISRAFELRATSVEFDETALRFITDAAKEGYLAMVAHDAEHLDENQYRTKELQQRADSNIPSTESIIFIEVNVIDSSDFSTDLLIHGRRRGDHRVLWVNSPAVPNTIAAVLLRTRDLTGVIPDVYFEWSEGNPLTNLLRFLFIGEGETAPVTREVLRRAEPHRSRRPHVHVG; from the coding sequence ATGGTGACAGCGGCCGAGAACGACACACCAGACAACGAGCCCTCAGCTAAACGTCGACTCAGTTCGTGGTTGCTCGCAGACATCACCGAAGAACCCGGTGGACACCTTGGCCCGCACCGCATCACACCGAAAAAAGAACATCGCCACCCGTGGTGGAAGGTCATGTGTCTGACGGGTGTCGACTATTTCTCGACACTCGGTTACCAACCCGGAATTGCCGCTCTCGCGGCCGGAACCTTGGCACCTCTCGCAACAATCGTTCTGATCCTGCTCACCATCTTCGGCGCCCTGCCGGTATACCGCCGTGTTGCCCGCGAAAGTCCGCACGGCGAAGGTTCCATCGCCATGCTCGAAAAACTTCTGCCCAAGTGGCGTGGAAAGATATTCGTTCTGGTGCTGTTGGGTTTCGCGGCAACGGATTTCTTGATCACGATGACACTTTCGGCCGCCGACGCCACCGCACACCTTATCGAAAATCCTTTTGCGCCAACCTTTCTCTCCGGACACACTGTCGCGGTCACTCTTGTTCTCCTCGCACTCCTGTCTGCTGTTTTTCTTCGTGGGTTCACCGAAGCCATCGGTATCGCAGTGGGCTTGGTCGCGGTGTACCTCGCACTGAATTTGGTCGTGATCGGCACAGGTTTATGGCACATCGCGACGGCTCCGTCATTGGTCACCGACTGGACTCGGGCCATGTCGACAGAACATGGAAACCCCGCGATGATGATCCTGGTCGCGCTGATCGTTTTCCCGAAACTTGCTCTCGGACTATCGGGTTTCGAGACCGGTGTCGCAGTCATGCCGCAGATCAAAGGCGATCGAGACGACACCGAGGAGAATCCGGAAGGCCGTATCCGCGGAGCCAAACGATTGCTCACCACAGCCGCATTGATCATGAGCGGGTTCTTGCTGACATCGAGCCTGGTTACGACAATCCTCATCCCGGAGAACGAGTTTCAGCCCGGCGGAGCAGCCAACGGTCGAGCTTTGGCATTTCTCGCTCACGACTACCTGGGGCAAATTTTCGGAAGCGTCTACGACCTGAGCACCATTCTGATTTTGTGGTTTGCCGGCGCTTCCGCGATGGCCGGTTTGCTCAATCTTGTTCCGCGATACCTCCCCCGGTACGGAATGGCCCCGTCGTGGGCGCGGGCAGTGCGCCCACTCGTCCTTGTTTTCAGCATCATCGCGATCACCGTCACGGTCTATTTCGACGCGAATGTCGACGCCCAAAGTTCCGCGTATGCAACCGGTGTTCTTGTCCTCATCTCCTCCGCGACTGTCGCCGTCGCACTCTCGGCACGCAAACATGGCGCCCGAAAATTGTTCTGGGGCTTCAGCTTTATCGCAGTCCTATTTGTCTATACGACGATCGCCAACATCGTGGAGCGGCCGGACGGAGTGAAGGTCGCGTCGTTCTTCATCGCCGCAATCCTCGTCGTATCGTTGCTGTCTCGAATTTCACGGGCATTTGAACTGCGTGCCACTTCTGTCGAATTCGACGAGACCGCTTTGCGGTTCATCACCGACGCCGCGAAGGAAGGCTACCTCGCGATGGTTGCGCACGATGCTGAGCATCTCGACGAAAACCAATATCGAACCAAGGAACTGCAGCAGCGAGCCGACAGCAATATTCCGTCGACCGAGTCGATCATCTTCATCGAAGTCAACGTCATCGATTCCTCCGATTTCAGCACCGATCTGCTCATTCACGGCCGTAGGCGTGGTGACCATCGTGTTTTGTGGGTGAACAGCCCGGCAGTGCCCAACACCATTGCGGCAGTGCTGCTGCGAACGCGAGACCTCACCGGAGTGATTCCCGACGTGTACTTCGAGTGGTCCGAGGGCAATCCGCTGACCAATCTGCTGCGATTCCTGTTCATCGGCGAAGGTGAAACCGCTCCGGTCACCCGAGAGGTCCTGCGCCGCGCCGAGCCACATCGGTCCCGCAGACCTCATGTGCATGTGGGTTGA